One stretch of bacterium DNA includes these proteins:
- a CDS encoding radical SAM protein codes for RNDLAALREVLERLRTDSELLAFHEGRREALPAYYRWRYREKLGPYAELISDEEMKPVVDPPPPVITQPLVQAPVARDSAASV; via the coding sequence AGAAACGACCTCGCCGCGCTGCGCGAGGTCCTGGAGCGGCTCCGGACCGACTCCGAGCTTCTCGCGTTCCACGAGGGTCGTCGCGAGGCGCTGCCCGCGTACTACAGGTGGCGGTACCGAGAGAAGCTGGGTCCGTATGCCGAGCTGATCTCCGACGAAGAAATGAAGCCGGTGGTGGATCCGCCGCCTCCCGTTATCACTCAGCCCCTTGTCCAGGCGCCCGTGGCCCGGGACTCGGCGGCGTCCGTTTGA